From a single Luteolibacter flavescens genomic region:
- a CDS encoding MBG domain-containing protein, with translation MTQRPGPGERGLADATKTGERGHSISAVRAGEPGREEAGGDGSGDFEGRAWQPDGVVPSGVAAGAMPTAEEVAARKQAALEEVLAAIDANPKLTREQGDRLARYAGQLATAGTPRVQCWSRETPVEIVQAYLMAEQKIAAAGSYETNALRVATRWSRTATNGSGQGSQGTPVTLTWSIVPDGTAIAASDVKDTSDPSNLRARLAAIYGGSASGNPQDQPWFPVFQSVFDNLAAISGLRFVYEPADDGVAIDGSTSSADWGSLGIRGDIRLSGHLIDGNNNTLAYAYYPENGDVVIDTGDNYISNTSSDSIRLRNILEHEIGHSLGLAHVCPVDFTKLMEPYINLNFTGSQYDDIYSHQRNYGDPLEVHGTVRNNDTPANATPIALVPGVTSAWQWLSIDDNGDTDHFSFTAPAEHQVTVRVIPSDPILPNDPATDTYLEGEQLSSGTCSTGTAFDPTSQQDLVLDLLAANGTTVLASAPVQPAGVTEAIQAFRLTTAGTRYIRVRGGTNDRAQLYRLEVLLENAAPAPALSVASMRLDAESNSGENGVPDSGETIRLGITLANAGTLAATDLTATLSGPAGVTIFQGTGSYGTLAAGASAERLFTFALTGSVGQTVALQLTVNATGYSVVLPVSVTIGAGLGAPSLDERFDGGSSLPAGWTQSVTGVGSPWVVSSARSASGPNSVFSASVFPNGEALLASPTVIVGAGGGIVEFAHLYLLETSRDGGVIEASRNGGAWFDLMTSSAATVLAGDYNGTITSNSSSTIRGRRAFTGSATGFVTTRVRLPQAWAGEQVAVRWRLVHNSGTAVTGWNVDDVKFRALPSTDPFRPRLSLSASGTSLSETDPSARITLTVSTPLPLVQDVVVVPELSGTASAEDFDGPIAITLPAGQTSASMEVGVVLDSLVEGEETAVLSLPSSASAFAATAPVFVSLGIADAPVLPAAIHFSGLATTYDGNAKSAGVTTDPGGLAVSVTYDGSATPPVNAGSYAVVATITTPGYAGSASGTLVIGSAYTAWIASFADPDDPLAAASADLDGDGWDNAGEYTFGTRPDDPASIPRLEPVVNAGALQLLLPDPPPGIGRWAETSTDLRTWTSAGVVEIPGGYEVVRDAGARFIRIHYEVVN, from the coding sequence GTGACCCAGAGGCCGGGGCCGGGGGAGCGTGGATTGGCGGACGCGACGAAAACGGGGGAGCGTGGGCATTCCATCTCGGCTGTTAGGGCGGGTGAGCCGGGGCGGGAGGAGGCCGGTGGTGACGGGAGTGGTGATTTCGAAGGGCGGGCGTGGCAGCCGGATGGCGTGGTGCCATCCGGAGTGGCGGCGGGTGCGATGCCCACGGCGGAGGAGGTCGCGGCGAGGAAGCAGGCGGCGCTTGAGGAAGTGCTCGCGGCCATCGATGCGAATCCGAAGCTGACCCGCGAGCAGGGCGACCGCCTTGCGCGCTACGCGGGCCAGCTCGCCACGGCAGGCACGCCGCGGGTGCAGTGTTGGTCGCGGGAGACTCCGGTGGAAATCGTGCAGGCCTACCTGATGGCTGAGCAAAAGATCGCGGCGGCGGGCAGCTACGAGACGAATGCGCTGCGCGTGGCGACGCGCTGGTCCCGCACCGCCACGAATGGCAGCGGCCAGGGATCGCAGGGCACGCCGGTGACGCTCACCTGGAGCATCGTCCCGGATGGCACGGCCATCGCCGCGAGCGATGTGAAGGACACCTCCGACCCCAGCAACCTCCGCGCGCGGCTCGCGGCGATCTATGGCGGCAGTGCTTCCGGCAATCCGCAGGACCAGCCGTGGTTCCCGGTCTTCCAGTCGGTCTTCGACAATCTGGCGGCGATCTCCGGGCTGCGCTTCGTCTATGAGCCGGCGGACGATGGCGTGGCCATCGATGGCAGCACGAGCAGCGCCGACTGGGGCAGCCTCGGCATCCGCGGGGACATCCGCCTGAGCGGCCACCTCATCGACGGGAACAACAACACGCTCGCCTACGCCTACTACCCGGAGAATGGCGACGTGGTCATCGATACGGGCGACAATTACATCTCGAACACGAGCAGCGATTCCATCCGCCTGCGCAATATTCTGGAGCACGAGATCGGCCACTCGCTCGGCCTCGCCCACGTCTGCCCCGTGGATTTCACGAAGCTGATGGAGCCCTACATCAATCTCAACTTCACCGGCAGCCAGTACGACGACATCTACTCGCACCAGCGGAACTACGGCGATCCGCTGGAAGTACACGGCACCGTCCGCAACAACGACACCCCGGCGAATGCCACGCCCATCGCGCTGGTGCCCGGCGTGACCTCCGCGTGGCAATGGCTGAGCATCGATGACAACGGGGACACCGATCACTTCTCCTTCACCGCGCCGGCGGAGCATCAGGTGACCGTGCGCGTCATCCCCTCGGACCCCATCCTGCCGAATGACCCGGCGACGGACACCTATCTGGAGGGCGAGCAGCTTTCCTCCGGCACCTGCAGCACCGGGACGGCCTTTGACCCCACCTCGCAGCAGGACCTGGTGCTGGACCTGCTGGCGGCGAACGGGACCACGGTGCTGGCCTCCGCGCCGGTGCAGCCGGCCGGGGTGACGGAGGCGATCCAGGCCTTCCGGCTCACCACCGCGGGCACGCGCTACATCCGCGTGCGCGGCGGGACGAATGACCGGGCGCAGCTCTACCGGCTGGAGGTTCTGTTAGAGAATGCCGCGCCCGCGCCTGCCCTCTCGGTTGCTTCCATGCGGCTCGATGCGGAGTCGAACAGCGGGGAGAATGGCGTGCCGGATTCCGGCGAGACCATCCGGCTGGGCATCACGCTGGCAAATGCCGGGACCCTCGCGGCCACGGACCTGACGGCCACCCTGTCCGGTCCGGCGGGTGTCACGATTTTCCAGGGCACCGGGAGCTATGGCACGCTGGCGGCGGGTGCGTCGGCGGAGCGCCTGTTCACCTTCGCGCTCACCGGGTCGGTCGGGCAGACGGTCGCGCTGCAGCTCACGGTGAATGCGACGGGATACTCGGTGGTGCTGCCGGTGTCGGTGACCATCGGCGCGGGACTCGGCGCGCCGTCGCTTGATGAGCGCTTCGATGGTGGCAGCAGCTTGCCCGCGGGCTGGACCCAGTCGGTCACCGGGGTGGGCAGCCCGTGGGTGGTGTCGTCGGCGCGCTCCGCCAGCGGGCCGAACTCGGTGTTCTCCGCCTCCGTCTTTCCGAATGGCGAGGCGCTGCTGGCATCTCCTACGGTCATAGTAGGTGCGGGCGGCGGCATCGTGGAATTCGCGCACCTCTACCTGCTGGAGACCTCGCGTGACGGCGGCGTGATCGAGGCATCGCGGAATGGCGGCGCGTGGTTCGACCTCATGACATCGTCCGCAGCCACGGTGCTGGCGGGCGACTACAACGGGACCATCACGTCGAACTCCAGCTCCACGATCCGCGGGCGCCGGGCATTCACCGGGAGCGCCACCGGCTTCGTCACCACGCGGGTGAGGCTGCCGCAGGCGTGGGCCGGGGAGCAGGTGGCCGTCCGCTGGCGGCTGGTGCACAACAGCGGCACGGCGGTGACGGGCTGGAATGTGGATGATGTGAAATTCCGCGCGCTTCCCTCCACCGATCCCTTCCGCCCGCGACTCTCCCTCTCAGCATCCGGGACATCGCTCTCGGAGACGGACCCGTCCGCTAGGATCACGCTGACCGTCTCCACGCCGCTGCCGCTGGTGCAGGATGTGGTGGTGGTGCCGGAGCTTTCCGGCACGGCGAGCGCGGAGGACTTCGACGGGCCCATCGCCATCACTTTGCCCGCGGGTCAGACGAGTGCCTCGATGGAGGTGGGCGTCGTGCTGGATTCACTGGTGGAGGGCGAGGAGACGGCGGTGCTGTCGCTGCCCTCGTCGGCGTCCGCCTTTGCCGCCACGGCTCCTGTCTTCGTCTCGCTCGGGATCGCGGACGCGCCGGTGCTGCCTGCGGCGATCCATTTCTCCGGGCTCGCGACCACCTACGATGGGAATGCGAAGTCCGCGGGCGTGACCACCGACCCGGGCGGGCTCGCCGTATCCGTGACCTATGACGGGTCCGCCACGCCGCCGGTGAATGCGGGCAGCTATGCGGTGGTGGCCACCATCACCACGCCGGGCTACGCGGGCAGCGCGAGTGGCACGCTGGTCATCGGCTCCGCCTACACCGCATGGATCGCGAGCTTCGCCGATCCGGACGACCCGCTGGCCGCGGCCTCCGCGGATCTGGATGGCGATGGCTGGGACAATGCGGGCGAATATACCTTTGGCACCCGGCCGGATGACCCGGCGTCGATCCCGCGCCTCGAGCCCGTGGTGAATGCGGGCGCGCTCCAGCTTCTCCTGCCCGATCCGCCGCCCGGCATCGGGCGGTGGGCGGAGACCTCCACGGACCTCCGCACGTGGACATCGGCGGGCGTCGTGGAGATCCCTGGCGGCTACGAGGTCGTGCGCGATGCCGGCGCGCGCTTCATCCGCATCCACTACGAGGTGGTGAATTGA
- the hisG gene encoding ATP phosphoribosyltransferase, with amino-acid sequence MPETTEKTLKLAIPKGSLEGPTLDLLAKAGYEVYVSSRGLRPTSNDPELDLYLIRAQEVARYIDQGFIDCGITGLDWASEFADSLVDLTELPYSRATPRPTHWVLVVPEDSPIRKPEDLQGKRIATEGVAITERYLKEKGIEAEVEFSWGATEVKVPDLVDAIVDVTETGSSIKANKLRIVDTLLTSFPHFYASQAAAADPWKRQKMERLTMLLKAALEARDKVGLKMNLPADKLPALLDQLPAMRRPTVSQLSEEGWVAVETVIDEKVVRDIIPTLKELGAEGIIEYPLNKIVP; translated from the coding sequence ATGCCGGAGACCACTGAAAAGACACTGAAACTGGCCATTCCCAAGGGTTCCTTGGAAGGGCCGACCCTCGACCTTCTCGCGAAGGCCGGGTACGAGGTGTACGTCTCCTCCCGCGGCCTCCGCCCGACCTCGAACGACCCCGAGCTGGATCTGTATCTGATTCGTGCCCAGGAAGTCGCACGCTACATCGACCAGGGCTTCATCGACTGCGGCATCACCGGCCTCGACTGGGCCAGCGAATTCGCCGACAGCCTCGTCGATCTGACGGAGCTCCCCTACTCGCGCGCCACCCCGCGCCCCACGCACTGGGTGCTGGTGGTCCCGGAAGACTCGCCCATCCGCAAGCCGGAAGACCTCCAGGGCAAGCGCATCGCCACCGAGGGCGTCGCCATCACCGAGCGCTACCTGAAGGAAAAGGGCATCGAGGCCGAAGTCGAATTCTCCTGGGGTGCGACGGAGGTGAAGGTGCCGGACCTGGTGGACGCCATCGTGGACGTCACCGAGACCGGCTCCTCGATCAAGGCGAACAAGCTGCGCATCGTCGATACCCTGCTAACCTCCTTCCCCCACTTCTACGCCAGCCAGGCCGCCGCCGCGGACCCGTGGAAGCGCCAGAAGATGGAGCGCCTGACCATGCTGCTGAAGGCGGCACTGGAAGCCCGCGACAAGGTGGGCTTGAAAATGAATCTCCCGGCGGACAAGCTGCCCGCCCTGCTGGACCAACTGCCCGCGATGCGCCGGCCGACCGTTTCCCAACTCTCCGAAGAGGGCTGGGTGGCCGTCGAGACCGTCATCGACGAGAAGGTCGTCCGCGACATCATCCCGACGCTCAAGGAACTCGGTGCCGAAGGCATCATCGAGTATCCTCTGAACAAGATCGTCCCCTGA
- the rpsA gene encoding 30S ribosomal protein S1, with the protein MSTSVLDNPVNQELVDLIDSKFREFREGTIVKGTIIEIRPQVVLVDIGYKSEGAIPSNEFEDEEIEAGDEVEVLLERLENDEGMVVLSKEKAAHKQNWEKIVKVFQDGGLVRGKVKSVVKGGLTVNVGVEAFLPGSQVDIIPPKDLNEYVGNVYEFKIVKVNDERKNIVLSRREVIEAERAELRQHFLQSVKVGDKVTGAVKNITDFGAFVDLQGMDGLLHITDMSWGRINHPSEMLVIGQPVDVVILDVDREKERVSLGLKQMSDNPWEDIERKFPIGSNVKGKVTKLLPYGAFIELERGVEGLVHVSELSWVKRITRPSDVLELGQEIQAVVLGISIEEQKISLGVRQLEPNPWDEIEVRYPIGATIKGPVRNLTAYGAFVELEEGIDGMVHVSDMSWTRKINHPSEVLKKNDEVEAIVLSIDKANQRVSLGLKQLEDDPWSHIDERFKVGDLVKGTVAKIASFGAFISLDGDIDGLIHISQLSEDHVEKVKDVIKVGDEVEARVIKVDKVERRIGLSIKAVNYSEADLKKESASFESLRPSSEMVGLEQAFNLAAFKAEEWSPSED; encoded by the coding sequence ATGAGCACCAGCGTGCTTGATAACCCCGTCAATCAGGAACTCGTCGACCTCATCGATTCGAAGTTCCGCGAGTTCCGCGAAGGAACCATCGTGAAAGGCACGATCATCGAGATCCGCCCGCAAGTCGTCCTCGTCGATATCGGCTACAAGTCCGAGGGCGCCATCCCGTCGAATGAGTTCGAGGATGAAGAAATCGAAGCCGGCGACGAAGTCGAAGTGCTTCTCGAAAGGCTCGAAAACGACGAGGGCATGGTCGTCCTCTCGAAGGAAAAGGCTGCTCACAAGCAGAACTGGGAAAAGATCGTCAAGGTGTTCCAGGACGGCGGCCTCGTTCGCGGCAAGGTCAAGTCGGTCGTCAAGGGCGGTCTCACCGTCAATGTCGGCGTCGAAGCCTTCCTGCCAGGCTCGCAGGTGGACATCATCCCGCCGAAGGATCTCAACGAATACGTCGGCAACGTCTACGAATTCAAGATCGTCAAGGTCAACGACGAGCGGAAGAACATCGTTCTCTCCCGTCGCGAAGTCATCGAGGCCGAGCGCGCGGAACTCCGCCAGCACTTCCTCCAGAGCGTCAAGGTCGGCGACAAGGTCACCGGCGCGGTCAAGAACATCACCGACTTCGGTGCGTTCGTGGACCTGCAGGGCATGGACGGCCTTCTCCACATCACCGACATGTCGTGGGGCCGCATCAACCACCCTTCGGAAATGCTCGTCATCGGCCAGCCGGTCGACGTCGTCATCCTCGACGTGGACCGCGAGAAGGAGCGCGTCTCCCTCGGCCTCAAGCAGATGTCCGACAATCCTTGGGAAGACATCGAGCGCAAGTTCCCGATCGGCTCGAACGTCAAGGGCAAGGTCACCAAGCTCCTGCCCTACGGCGCGTTCATCGAACTCGAGCGCGGTGTCGAAGGCCTCGTGCACGTGTCCGAGCTTTCCTGGGTCAAGCGCATCACCCGCCCGAGCGACGTGCTCGAGCTCGGCCAGGAGATCCAGGCCGTCGTGCTCGGCATCAGCATCGAGGAGCAGAAGATCTCCCTCGGTGTCCGCCAGCTCGAGCCGAATCCATGGGACGAAATCGAAGTCCGCTACCCGATCGGTGCCACCATCAAGGGTCCGGTCCGCAATCTCACCGCCTACGGTGCGTTCGTGGAGCTGGAAGAAGGCATCGACGGCATGGTCCACGTCTCCGACATGTCCTGGACGCGCAAGATCAATCACCCCTCCGAAGTTCTCAAGAAGAACGACGAGGTGGAAGCGATCGTGCTCTCCATCGACAAGGCCAACCAGCGCGTCTCGCTCGGCCTCAAGCAGCTTGAGGACGATCCATGGAGCCACATCGACGAGCGCTTCAAGGTGGGCGACCTCGTCAAGGGCACCGTGGCGAAGATCGCATCCTTCGGCGCCTTCATCAGCCTCGATGGCGACATCGACGGCCTCATCCACATCTCGCAGCTCAGCGAGGACCACGTGGAGAAGGTGAAGGACGTGATCAAGGTGGGCGACGAAGTCGAAGCCCGCGTGATCAAGGTGGACAAGGTCGAGCGCCGCATCGGCCTCTCGATCAAGGCCGTCAACTACAGCGAAGCCGACCTCAAGAAGGAAAGCGCCAGCTTCGAAAGCCTGCGCCCGTCCTCCGAGATGGTGGGCCTCGAGCAGGCCTTCAACCTCGCCGCCTTCAAGGCCGAGGAGTGGAGCCCGTCCGAAGACTGA
- a CDS encoding MFS transporter, which produces MAILAAGVGFAIRNGINAAWSQEFGFTNLQKGLIGGAGFSGFCFGIIIGGVIVDRIGYGKLIISAFLFHVLSAVVTLMPNGGMEQQTAFLLLFTGTFIFSLANGTLEAVANPLVATLFPNNRTHYLNILHASWPLGMILGALITLAVGNQWSWKAQLGLYLLPTVIYGFMFMGQKFPRSDASASGLSLGEMMKEVGILGASVAGFLLYLFTRDAVGENILAGLTNSDFFTGDSWNYISMAVGAGFVLWVAVITKFAIGHWLLFVLFIAHAILGSLELGTDSWIENINGTILTPELGKILFIFACAIMFGLRFCSHWIEDKLKLSPIAILFSCSLFAIAGLYLAAGATGVTAAFGAMFIYSIGKTFFWPTMLAVVGDRFPRTGAVAMSIMGGIGMLSVGQLGGPGLGYAKDRFTAEHMEESGYGEVLQANKAEKPSSWMGFAEVTALDGKKLEEAKHLKKEDRTAEQQAMVESEIAGSRKTLRHDAILPIGMAVIYLLLLIYFKATGGYKALRITPEEASGGVKGPAGF; this is translated from the coding sequence ATGGCCATCCTCGCCGCCGGTGTAGGTTTTGCCATCCGCAACGGCATCAATGCCGCGTGGAGCCAGGAATTCGGCTTCACGAACCTCCAGAAGGGTTTGATCGGCGGGGCCGGATTCTCCGGTTTCTGTTTCGGCATCATCATCGGCGGGGTGATCGTGGACCGGATCGGATACGGGAAGCTCATCATCTCGGCCTTCCTCTTCCACGTGTTGTCAGCAGTGGTGACCCTGATGCCGAATGGCGGCATGGAGCAGCAGACCGCCTTCCTGCTCCTCTTCACCGGCACCTTCATTTTCTCTCTCGCCAACGGCACCCTGGAAGCGGTGGCGAATCCGTTGGTCGCGACATTGTTCCCGAACAACCGCACGCACTATCTCAATATCCTGCATGCCTCGTGGCCGCTGGGCATGATCCTGGGAGCCCTGATCACTCTGGCCGTGGGCAACCAATGGAGCTGGAAAGCCCAGCTCGGACTCTACCTGCTGCCCACCGTGATCTACGGTTTCATGTTCATGGGGCAGAAGTTCCCGAGATCGGACGCCTCCGCTTCCGGTCTGTCCCTGGGTGAAATGATGAAGGAAGTGGGTATCCTCGGAGCGAGTGTTGCCGGTTTCCTTCTCTACCTCTTCACGCGTGATGCCGTGGGAGAAAACATCCTCGCCGGTCTGACCAATTCGGATTTCTTCACCGGCGACTCCTGGAATTACATTTCCATGGCGGTGGGCGCGGGCTTTGTCCTGTGGGTTGCGGTGATCACGAAGTTCGCGATCGGCCACTGGCTGCTGTTCGTCCTCTTCATCGCCCACGCGATCCTCGGTTCGCTTGAACTCGGCACGGATTCCTGGATCGAGAACATCAACGGCACGATCCTCACGCCGGAGCTTGGCAAGATCCTCTTCATCTTCGCCTGTGCGATCATGTTCGGCCTTCGCTTCTGCTCCCACTGGATCGAGGACAAGCTGAAGCTCTCGCCGATTGCGATCCTGTTCTCCTGCTCGCTCTTCGCCATCGCGGGCCTCTACCTGGCCGCTGGTGCGACCGGGGTCACCGCCGCCTTCGGCGCGATGTTCATCTACAGCATCGGCAAGACGTTCTTCTGGCCGACCATGCTGGCGGTGGTGGGCGACCGCTTCCCGCGCACGGGTGCGGTGGCGATGTCGATCATGGGCGGCATCGGGATGCTTTCCGTCGGCCAGCTCGGCGGCCCGGGCCTCGGCTATGCAAAGGACCGCTTCACCGCGGAGCACATGGAGGAAAGCGGCTACGGTGAGGTGCTTCAGGCCAACAAGGCCGAGAAGCCCAGCTCCTGGATGGGCTTTGCCGAAGTGACGGCGCTCGACGGCAAGAAGCTCGAGGAAGCCAAGCACCTCAAAAAGGAAGATCGCACGGCGGAGCAGCAGGCCATGGTGGAAAGCGAGATCGCGGGCAGCCGCAAGACACTCCGCCACGACGCCATCCTGCCCATCGGCATGGCGGTCATCTATCTTCTCCTGCTGATCTATTTCAAGGCGACCGGAGGATACAAGGCGCTCCGCATCACCCCGGAAGAAGCCTCGGGCGGCGTGAAAGGACCCGCCGGGTTCTGA
- a CDS encoding lactonase family protein, with protein sequence MKTHLPLVLIASFMAALPVSAASGGGRGGPGEDPGPAPGLPVEPPAKPGLIQTLTHDDFSGVTSITLAPGGKHAYAASFHKGLITLMTRHPLTGRLTQVKSVTEDHYLGAVAFRLSKDGRLGAASAFRSASLILFSRDPDTGELTELDHAGGADKPMAGLNFCVDNVFSPDGNFVYAVGADSIVCFKIEAGKLVHVETLTDPIEADDEGNPKRPQMSGARGVAVTPDGKALLTSWNGSGTLMVHTRDQATGKLTRLQALSNGAGADAGLEGVMHVTVSPDGAYAYTAGGRFGGENAVCTFSIEQKTGRLNFVQCLTGNGLPADYDGGNEIVVSPDGFQVAVACTLSDCLTRFARDPESGKLIAGKSFACGPPANPGACGVTYDSTGNQILVADENSSSIVVFQNR encoded by the coding sequence ATGAAAACCCACCTTCCCTTGGTATTGATCGCGTCGTTCATGGCGGCGCTGCCTGTTTCGGCTGCTTCCGGCGGCGGTCGGGGAGGGCCGGGGGAGGATCCCGGGCCGGCCCCGGGGTTGCCGGTGGAGCCTCCGGCAAAGCCCGGCCTGATCCAGACGCTGACGCACGATGACTTCAGCGGCGTCACCAGCATCACCCTCGCGCCGGGCGGGAAGCACGCCTACGCGGCCTCGTTTCACAAGGGCCTCATCACCCTGATGACCCGCCACCCGCTGACCGGGCGGCTCACGCAGGTGAAGTCCGTCACGGAAGATCACTACCTGGGCGCGGTGGCATTCCGGCTTTCAAAGGACGGCAGGCTCGGCGCTGCGTCCGCCTTCCGCTCGGCGTCGCTCATTCTTTTCAGCCGTGACCCGGATACCGGCGAACTGACCGAACTCGACCACGCCGGCGGGGCGGACAAGCCGATGGCGGGCCTCAATTTCTGCGTGGACAACGTTTTCTCGCCGGACGGGAATTTCGTCTATGCCGTGGGTGCGGACTCCATCGTCTGCTTCAAGATCGAGGCGGGAAAGCTGGTCCACGTGGAGACGCTCACCGATCCGATCGAGGCGGATGACGAGGGGAATCCCAAGCGCCCGCAGATGAGCGGCGCGCGCGGCGTGGCGGTCACGCCGGACGGGAAGGCGCTGCTCACTTCGTGGAATGGCTCCGGCACGCTGATGGTCCACACCCGCGACCAGGCGACGGGGAAGCTGACCCGACTCCAGGCCCTCTCAAATGGCGCGGGTGCCGACGCTGGATTGGAGGGCGTGATGCACGTAACCGTCAGCCCTGACGGGGCCTATGCCTACACCGCGGGCGGGAGATTCGGCGGGGAGAATGCCGTGTGTACTTTTTCCATCGAGCAAAAGACCGGACGGCTGAATTTTGTCCAGTGCCTGACGGGCAATGGCTTGCCCGCGGACTATGACGGAGGGAACGAGATCGTCGTCTCGCCGGATGGATTTCAGGTCGCGGTCGCCTGCACGCTTTCGGACTGCCTCACCCGCTTCGCCCGCGATCCGGAGAGCGGCAAGCTCATCGCCGGCAAGAGCTTCGCCTGCGGCCCGCCGGCGAATCCCGGTGCCTGTGGCGTGACCTACGACTCGACCGGGAACCAGATCCTCGTGGCCGACGAGAACTCCAGCAGCATCGTCGTCTTCCAGAACCGCTGA
- a CDS encoding AURKAIP1/COX24 domain-containing protein — translation MGSLKKRRKTKINKHKRKKRMKQNRHKKRLRYKS, via the coding sequence ATGGGCTCGCTGAAGAAACGCCGTAAGACGAAGATCAACAAGCACAAGCGCAAGAAGCGCATGAAGCAGAACCGCCACAAGAAGCGGCTTCGCTACAAGTCTTAA
- a CDS encoding NUDIX hydrolase, translated as MHRQPLLDQLAAYAAKHPDETETVQRFAGFVAAEADCFERSLAIGHVTGSAWIVSADGSQVLLTHHAKLDRWLQLGGHADGDPDVLAVALKEAREESGLSDFEPVGSGIFDLDIHPIPARKGDPEHLHYDVRYLLRATGSTAYTVSDESHDLRWVPLDGVAELTGEESMLRMVEKWRISLLP; from the coding sequence ATGCACCGCCAGCCCCTGCTCGACCAACTCGCCGCCTACGCCGCGAAGCACCCGGATGAGACGGAGACGGTGCAGCGCTTCGCCGGCTTCGTCGCGGCGGAGGCGGATTGCTTCGAGCGCTCGCTGGCCATCGGCCACGTGACCGGCTCGGCATGGATCGTGAGCGCGGATGGCTCGCAGGTGCTGCTGACGCATCATGCGAAGCTCGACCGCTGGCTGCAACTCGGTGGCCATGCCGACGGTGATCCGGACGTGCTCGCCGTGGCGCTGAAGGAAGCCCGCGAGGAATCCGGCCTCAGTGACTTCGAGCCGGTCGGCAGCGGGATCTTCGACCTGGACATCCACCCCATCCCCGCGCGCAAGGGCGACCCGGAGCACCTGCACTACGACGTGCGCTACCTGCTGCGCGCCACCGGCAGCACCGCCTACACCGTGAGCGATGAATCCCACGACCTGCGCTGGGTGCCGCTCGATGGCGTGGCGGAGCTGACCGGCGAGGAGTCCATGCTGCGGATGGTGGAAAAATGGCGTATCTCTCTACTTCCCTGA